In one Electrophorus electricus isolate fEleEle1 chromosome 21, fEleEle1.pri, whole genome shotgun sequence genomic region, the following are encoded:
- the tp53bp2b gene encoding apoptosis-stimulating of p53 protein 2b isoform X1 encodes MMPSAIWSVLEDAMVRAAQMFLTVYLSNNDKHFTEVPVTPETLCRDVVDLCKEPGEVDCYLAETWRGSAERVIGDSERMIEVLQRWGQQRAEVRFFIRHDQEPSHETGGPRDLLVNRNTVKVSAERHLENGMVLPRMDITLTELQEMASRQQQQINAQQQLLASKEQRLRFLQQQDERQRQRQACEQERLRALRDNAEAQEAKLRRVRALKGQVEQKRLGNSKLVEEIEQMNGLFQQKQRELLGAVSRVEELSRQLELLRGAARLDNDASHSSAGELEHLYKELQLRNKLNEEQSVRLQQQRENLGQRTQEVASMERRVAELRERLCRKKAALQQKENLPQPAEGQGSHPPIIPARVAAVGPYIQTAPPLPPRQEVVVKPAYPDGTATLPKPLAKPSGLGLQAGKISKTSDWCPGVEVSTVGGSQHGHSSTLPRMSTHGSTEKDPQADSMQPPLPLRKNQSSDDLLRDGQCAGKVPPPVPSKPKPVMASQSGYGKPSFSTGTFPGKARPAPQLPPPPARSQRPPMPAPHHGNAPKADTLPAATVRPFSVESGTGKGAATPPTLHKPQTLAASSIYSMYTQHSSLAKGYQGQSTLTRSQPRLYGKPVIPSTAGHHSHSQDGSQTEADQVDQGAAVAPTSGSRGEGPEAERTPRPLSPTKLLPFLSHMHRLQSDAELEALRKRLHHAPRPLKKRSSITEPEGPAGPNIQKLLYQKTTLAAMETGEEAEGRARGGAPNDLPIGRDCGGEEEEEEEEHTPPPLRPRRPAPDDSGRQRVEEREKEATDPPPPESYVDEYPPYPPPPYPTTADQDGLGEEGSTMKAPEITGQVTLPPGKRTNLRKAGSERIKHGMRVRFNPLALLLDSSLEGEYDLVQRIIYEVEDPSMPNDEGITALHNAVCAGHTEIVKFLVQFGVNVNAADSDGWTPLHCAASCNSVQVCKFLVECGAAVFATTHSDMQTAADKCEELEEGYAQCSQFLYGVQEKMGVMNRGVVYALWDYEAESADELSFREGDCMTVLRREDGEETEWWWARCGDNEGYIPRNLLGLYLRIKPRQRSLA; translated from the exons ATGATGCCG AGTGCCATATGGTCGGTGTTGGAGGATGCCATGGTGCGTGCTGCACAG ATGTTTCTGACCGTGTACCTCAGCAACAATGACAAGCACTTCACGGAGGTGCCTGTTACCCCGGAGACACTGTGTCGGGACGTAGTGGACCTGTGCAAGGAGCCTGGAGAGGTGGACTGCTACTTGGCGGAGACCTGGAGGGGCTCGG CAGAGCGTGTGATTGGCGACAGCGAGAGGATGATTGAGGTGCTGCAGCGCTGGGGGCAGCAGAGGGCTGAGGTTCGATTCTTCATCCGCCACGACCAAGAGCCCAGCCATGAGacag gggGACCCAGAGACCTTTTGGTGAACAGGAATACAGTGAAAGTGAGCGCCGAGAGGCACCTTGAGAATGGA ATGGTTCTGCCTCGCATGGACATCACACTGACGGAACTCCAGGAGATGGCGTCACGGCAACAGCAGCAGATAAATGCCCAGCAGCAGTTGCTGGCTTCTAAG GAGCAGCGGCTGCGGTTCCTGCAGCAGCAGGATGAGCGGCAGCGTCAACGGCAGGCCTGCGAGCAGGAACGCCTGCGTGCGCTGCGGGACAACGCGGAGGCCCAGGAGGCCAAGCTGAGGCGGGTGCGCGCCCTCAAGGGCCAGGTGGAGCAGAAGCGACTGGGCAACAGCAAGCTGG TGGAAGAGATAGAGCAGATGAACGGCCTGTTCCAGCAGAAACAGCGGGAACTGTTGGGGGCCGTGTCACGGGTGGAGGAGCTGAGCAGACAGTTGGAGCTGCTGCGCGGGGCAGCACGTCTAGACAACGACGCCTCACACAGCTCGGCCGGGGAGCTCGAGCACCTCTACAAAGAGCTACAG CTGAGGAACAAGCTGAACGAGGAGCAGAGCGTGCGGCTGCAGCAGCAGAGGGAGAACCTGGGTCAGCGCACACAGGAGGTGGCCAGCATGGAGCGCCGCGTGGCTGAGCTCCGTGAACGCCTCTGCAGGAAGAAGGCTGCGCTCCAGCAGAAAGAGAACCTGCCC CAGCCAGCAGAGGGTCAAGGTTCACACCCTCCCATCATCCCAGCCCGGGTTGCCGCTGTTGGTCCATACATCCAGACTGCCCCACCTCTTCCTCCGAGGCAAGAGGTGGTGGTGAAGCCAGCCTACCCGGATGGGACTGCCACTCTGCCCAAACCACTCGCCAAGCCCTCTG GTCTTGGTCTCCAGGCAGGTAAAATCTCCAAGACATCTGATTGGTGCCCCGGTGTTGAAGTCAGCACTGTGGGTGGGTCCCAGCATGGCCACTCCTCTACTCTTCCACGTATGAGCACCCATGGATCAACAGAGAAAG ACCCGCAGGCAGATTCGATGCAGCCACCTCTTCCTTTACGGAAGAACCAGAGCAGCGATGACCTCTTGAGGGATGGCCAG TGTGCAGGCAAGGTGCCTCCTCCAGTCCCGAGCAAACCCAAACCAGTCATGGCATCTCAGTCTGGCTATGGTAAACCCTCCTTTTCCACGGGCACCTTCCCGGGCAAGGCCAGACCTGCCCCCCAGCTTCCTCCGCCCCCAGCCCGCAGCCAGAGGCCACCAATGCCCGCCCCCCACCATGGCAATGCCCCCAAGGCTGACACCCTGCCGGCTGCTACCGTGCGCCCTTTCAGTGTGGAGAGCGGCACAGGGAAAGGAGcagccacaccccccaccctccacaagCCGCAGACGCTTGCAGCCAGCTCCATCTACTCTatgtacacacagcacagctcgtTGGCCAAAGGCTACCAGGGCCAAAGCACACTCACCCGTTCTCAGCCCCGCT TGTATGGAAAGCCAGTCATCCCATCTACTGCAGGGCACCACTCCCATTCGCAGGACGGTAGCCAAACCGAGGCCGACCAGGTGGACCAGGGTGCAGCCGTGGCCCCAACTAGCGGCAGCAGGGGGGAGGGTCCGGAGGCGGAGCGCACACCCCGCCCCCTCAGCCCCACCAAGCTGCTGCCGTTCCTGTCGCACATGCACCGCCTGCAGAGCGACGCGGAGCTGGAGGCCCTGCGCAAGCGTCTGCACCATGCACCCCGCCCGCTCAAGAAGCGCAGTTCCATCACTGAGCCCGAGGGCCCTGCAGGCCCCAACATCCAGAAACTGCTCTACCAGAAGACCACGCTGGCTGCCATGGAGACAGGCGAGGAGGCAGAGGGGCGGGCAAGGGGCGGGGCCCCAAATGACCTACCTATCGGGAGGGACTgtgggggggaggaggaagaggaggaggaagagcacaCTCCACCTCCGCTCAGACCACGCAGGCCTGCCCCGGACGACAGCGGGaggcagagggtggaggagcgTGAGAAGGAGGCaactgacccccccccacccgaaTCATACGTCGATGAATACCCGCCTTACCCCCCACCACCGTACCCCACCACAGCTGACCAGGATGGGCTTGGTGAGGAGGGCAGCACCATGAAGGCACCAGAGATCACCGGCCAGGTCACGCTGCCTCCG GGGAAGAGGACGAACCTGCGGAAGGCGGGCTCAGAGCGGATCAAGCATGGCATGCGTGTGCGCTTCAACCCCCTGGCCCTGCTGCTTGACTCCTCGCTGGAGGGAGAGTACGACCTGGTGCAGAGGATCATATATGAG GTGGAAGACCCCAGCATGCCCAACGATGAGGGCATCACCGCCCTCCACAACGCAGTGTGTGCTGGACACACTGAGATTGTCAAGTTCCTGGTGCAGTTTGGCGTAAATGTCAACGCTGCTGACAGTGATGGCTG GACCCCCCTGCACTGTGCAGCCTCCTGTAacagtgtgcaggtgtgcaagTTCCTGGTGGAGTGCGGCGCCGCCGTCTTCGCCACCACCCACAGCGACATGCAGACGGCAGCGGACAAGTgtgaggagctggaggaaggCTACGCTCAGTGCTCGCAGTTCCTCTACG GCGTGCAAGAGAAGATGGGCGTGATGAACAGGGGTGTGGTGTACGCGCTGTGGGACTACGAGGCGGAGAGCGCCGACGAGCTGTCGTTCCGCGAGGGCGACTGTATGACGGTCCTGAGGCGTGAAGATGGAGAGGAAACTGAGTGGTGGTGGGCGCGCTGCGGCGACAACGAGGGCTACATCCCCCGCAATCTGCTCGGG CTGTATCTGCGGATCAAGCCCAGACAGAGGAGCTTGGCCTGA
- the tp53bp2b gene encoding apoptosis-stimulating of p53 protein 2b isoform X3 codes for MMPMFLTVYLSNNDKHFTEVPVTPETLCRDVVDLCKEPGEVDCYLAETWRGSAERVIGDSERMIEVLQRWGQQRAEVRFFIRHDQEPSHETGGPRDLLVNRNTVKVSAERHLENGMVLPRMDITLTELQEMASRQQQQINAQQQLLASKEQRLRFLQQQDERQRQRQACEQERLRALRDNAEAQEAKLRRVRALKGQVEQKRLGNSKLVEEIEQMNGLFQQKQRELLGAVSRVEELSRQLELLRGAARLDNDASHSSAGELEHLYKELQLRNKLNEEQSVRLQQQRENLGQRTQEVASMERRVAELRERLCRKKAALQQKENLPQPAEGQGSHPPIIPARVAAVGPYIQTAPPLPPRQEVVVKPAYPDGTATLPKPLAKPSGLGLQAGKISKTSDWCPGVEVSTVGGSQHGHSSTLPRMSTHGSTEKDPQADSMQPPLPLRKNQSSDDLLRDGQCAGKVPPPVPSKPKPVMASQSGYGKPSFSTGTFPGKARPAPQLPPPPARSQRPPMPAPHHGNAPKADTLPAATVRPFSVESGTGKGAATPPTLHKPQTLAASSIYSMYTQHSSLAKGYQGQSTLTRSQPRLYGKPVIPSTAGHHSHSQDGSQTEADQVDQGAAVAPTSGSRGEGPEAERTPRPLSPTKLLPFLSHMHRLQSDAELEALRKRLHHAPRPLKKRSSITEPEGPAGPNIQKLLYQKTTLAAMETGEEAEGRARGGAPNDLPIGRDCGGEEEEEEEEHTPPPLRPRRPAPDDSGRQRVEEREKEATDPPPPESYVDEYPPYPPPPYPTTADQDGLGEEGSTMKAPEITGQVTLPPGKRTNLRKAGSERIKHGMRVRFNPLALLLDSSLEGEYDLVQRIIYEVEDPSMPNDEGITALHNAVCAGHTEIVKFLVQFGVNVNAADSDGWTPLHCAASCNSVQVCKFLVECGAAVFATTHSDMQTAADKCEELEEGYAQCSQFLYGVQEKMGVMNRGVVYALWDYEAESADELSFREGDCMTVLRREDGEETEWWWARCGDNEGYIPRNLLGLYLRIKPRQRSLA; via the exons ATGATGCCG ATGTTTCTGACCGTGTACCTCAGCAACAATGACAAGCACTTCACGGAGGTGCCTGTTACCCCGGAGACACTGTGTCGGGACGTAGTGGACCTGTGCAAGGAGCCTGGAGAGGTGGACTGCTACTTGGCGGAGACCTGGAGGGGCTCGG CAGAGCGTGTGATTGGCGACAGCGAGAGGATGATTGAGGTGCTGCAGCGCTGGGGGCAGCAGAGGGCTGAGGTTCGATTCTTCATCCGCCACGACCAAGAGCCCAGCCATGAGacag gggGACCCAGAGACCTTTTGGTGAACAGGAATACAGTGAAAGTGAGCGCCGAGAGGCACCTTGAGAATGGA ATGGTTCTGCCTCGCATGGACATCACACTGACGGAACTCCAGGAGATGGCGTCACGGCAACAGCAGCAGATAAATGCCCAGCAGCAGTTGCTGGCTTCTAAG GAGCAGCGGCTGCGGTTCCTGCAGCAGCAGGATGAGCGGCAGCGTCAACGGCAGGCCTGCGAGCAGGAACGCCTGCGTGCGCTGCGGGACAACGCGGAGGCCCAGGAGGCCAAGCTGAGGCGGGTGCGCGCCCTCAAGGGCCAGGTGGAGCAGAAGCGACTGGGCAACAGCAAGCTGG TGGAAGAGATAGAGCAGATGAACGGCCTGTTCCAGCAGAAACAGCGGGAACTGTTGGGGGCCGTGTCACGGGTGGAGGAGCTGAGCAGACAGTTGGAGCTGCTGCGCGGGGCAGCACGTCTAGACAACGACGCCTCACACAGCTCGGCCGGGGAGCTCGAGCACCTCTACAAAGAGCTACAG CTGAGGAACAAGCTGAACGAGGAGCAGAGCGTGCGGCTGCAGCAGCAGAGGGAGAACCTGGGTCAGCGCACACAGGAGGTGGCCAGCATGGAGCGCCGCGTGGCTGAGCTCCGTGAACGCCTCTGCAGGAAGAAGGCTGCGCTCCAGCAGAAAGAGAACCTGCCC CAGCCAGCAGAGGGTCAAGGTTCACACCCTCCCATCATCCCAGCCCGGGTTGCCGCTGTTGGTCCATACATCCAGACTGCCCCACCTCTTCCTCCGAGGCAAGAGGTGGTGGTGAAGCCAGCCTACCCGGATGGGACTGCCACTCTGCCCAAACCACTCGCCAAGCCCTCTG GTCTTGGTCTCCAGGCAGGTAAAATCTCCAAGACATCTGATTGGTGCCCCGGTGTTGAAGTCAGCACTGTGGGTGGGTCCCAGCATGGCCACTCCTCTACTCTTCCACGTATGAGCACCCATGGATCAACAGAGAAAG ACCCGCAGGCAGATTCGATGCAGCCACCTCTTCCTTTACGGAAGAACCAGAGCAGCGATGACCTCTTGAGGGATGGCCAG TGTGCAGGCAAGGTGCCTCCTCCAGTCCCGAGCAAACCCAAACCAGTCATGGCATCTCAGTCTGGCTATGGTAAACCCTCCTTTTCCACGGGCACCTTCCCGGGCAAGGCCAGACCTGCCCCCCAGCTTCCTCCGCCCCCAGCCCGCAGCCAGAGGCCACCAATGCCCGCCCCCCACCATGGCAATGCCCCCAAGGCTGACACCCTGCCGGCTGCTACCGTGCGCCCTTTCAGTGTGGAGAGCGGCACAGGGAAAGGAGcagccacaccccccaccctccacaagCCGCAGACGCTTGCAGCCAGCTCCATCTACTCTatgtacacacagcacagctcgtTGGCCAAAGGCTACCAGGGCCAAAGCACACTCACCCGTTCTCAGCCCCGCT TGTATGGAAAGCCAGTCATCCCATCTACTGCAGGGCACCACTCCCATTCGCAGGACGGTAGCCAAACCGAGGCCGACCAGGTGGACCAGGGTGCAGCCGTGGCCCCAACTAGCGGCAGCAGGGGGGAGGGTCCGGAGGCGGAGCGCACACCCCGCCCCCTCAGCCCCACCAAGCTGCTGCCGTTCCTGTCGCACATGCACCGCCTGCAGAGCGACGCGGAGCTGGAGGCCCTGCGCAAGCGTCTGCACCATGCACCCCGCCCGCTCAAGAAGCGCAGTTCCATCACTGAGCCCGAGGGCCCTGCAGGCCCCAACATCCAGAAACTGCTCTACCAGAAGACCACGCTGGCTGCCATGGAGACAGGCGAGGAGGCAGAGGGGCGGGCAAGGGGCGGGGCCCCAAATGACCTACCTATCGGGAGGGACTgtgggggggaggaggaagaggaggaggaagagcacaCTCCACCTCCGCTCAGACCACGCAGGCCTGCCCCGGACGACAGCGGGaggcagagggtggaggagcgTGAGAAGGAGGCaactgacccccccccacccgaaTCATACGTCGATGAATACCCGCCTTACCCCCCACCACCGTACCCCACCACAGCTGACCAGGATGGGCTTGGTGAGGAGGGCAGCACCATGAAGGCACCAGAGATCACCGGCCAGGTCACGCTGCCTCCG GGGAAGAGGACGAACCTGCGGAAGGCGGGCTCAGAGCGGATCAAGCATGGCATGCGTGTGCGCTTCAACCCCCTGGCCCTGCTGCTTGACTCCTCGCTGGAGGGAGAGTACGACCTGGTGCAGAGGATCATATATGAG GTGGAAGACCCCAGCATGCCCAACGATGAGGGCATCACCGCCCTCCACAACGCAGTGTGTGCTGGACACACTGAGATTGTCAAGTTCCTGGTGCAGTTTGGCGTAAATGTCAACGCTGCTGACAGTGATGGCTG GACCCCCCTGCACTGTGCAGCCTCCTGTAacagtgtgcaggtgtgcaagTTCCTGGTGGAGTGCGGCGCCGCCGTCTTCGCCACCACCCACAGCGACATGCAGACGGCAGCGGACAAGTgtgaggagctggaggaaggCTACGCTCAGTGCTCGCAGTTCCTCTACG GCGTGCAAGAGAAGATGGGCGTGATGAACAGGGGTGTGGTGTACGCGCTGTGGGACTACGAGGCGGAGAGCGCCGACGAGCTGTCGTTCCGCGAGGGCGACTGTATGACGGTCCTGAGGCGTGAAGATGGAGAGGAAACTGAGTGGTGGTGGGCGCGCTGCGGCGACAACGAGGGCTACATCCCCCGCAATCTGCTCGGG CTGTATCTGCGGATCAAGCCCAGACAGAGGAGCTTGGCCTGA
- the tp53bp2b gene encoding apoptosis-stimulating of p53 protein 2b isoform X2, translating to MMPSAIWSVLEDAMVRAAQMFLTVYLSNNDKHFTEVPVTPETLCRDVVDLCKEPGEVDCYLAETWRGSERVIGDSERMIEVLQRWGQQRAEVRFFIRHDQEPSHETGGPRDLLVNRNTVKVSAERHLENGMVLPRMDITLTELQEMASRQQQQINAQQQLLASKEQRLRFLQQQDERQRQRQACEQERLRALRDNAEAQEAKLRRVRALKGQVEQKRLGNSKLVEEIEQMNGLFQQKQRELLGAVSRVEELSRQLELLRGAARLDNDASHSSAGELEHLYKELQLRNKLNEEQSVRLQQQRENLGQRTQEVASMERRVAELRERLCRKKAALQQKENLPQPAEGQGSHPPIIPARVAAVGPYIQTAPPLPPRQEVVVKPAYPDGTATLPKPLAKPSGLGLQAGKISKTSDWCPGVEVSTVGGSQHGHSSTLPRMSTHGSTEKDPQADSMQPPLPLRKNQSSDDLLRDGQCAGKVPPPVPSKPKPVMASQSGYGKPSFSTGTFPGKARPAPQLPPPPARSQRPPMPAPHHGNAPKADTLPAATVRPFSVESGTGKGAATPPTLHKPQTLAASSIYSMYTQHSSLAKGYQGQSTLTRSQPRLYGKPVIPSTAGHHSHSQDGSQTEADQVDQGAAVAPTSGSRGEGPEAERTPRPLSPTKLLPFLSHMHRLQSDAELEALRKRLHHAPRPLKKRSSITEPEGPAGPNIQKLLYQKTTLAAMETGEEAEGRARGGAPNDLPIGRDCGGEEEEEEEEHTPPPLRPRRPAPDDSGRQRVEEREKEATDPPPPESYVDEYPPYPPPPYPTTADQDGLGEEGSTMKAPEITGQVTLPPGKRTNLRKAGSERIKHGMRVRFNPLALLLDSSLEGEYDLVQRIIYEVEDPSMPNDEGITALHNAVCAGHTEIVKFLVQFGVNVNAADSDGWTPLHCAASCNSVQVCKFLVECGAAVFATTHSDMQTAADKCEELEEGYAQCSQFLYGVQEKMGVMNRGVVYALWDYEAESADELSFREGDCMTVLRREDGEETEWWWARCGDNEGYIPRNLLGLYLRIKPRQRSLA from the exons ATGATGCCG AGTGCCATATGGTCGGTGTTGGAGGATGCCATGGTGCGTGCTGCACAG ATGTTTCTGACCGTGTACCTCAGCAACAATGACAAGCACTTCACGGAGGTGCCTGTTACCCCGGAGACACTGTGTCGGGACGTAGTGGACCTGTGCAAGGAGCCTGGAGAGGTGGACTGCTACTTGGCGGAGACCTGGAGGGGCTCGG AGCGTGTGATTGGCGACAGCGAGAGGATGATTGAGGTGCTGCAGCGCTGGGGGCAGCAGAGGGCTGAGGTTCGATTCTTCATCCGCCACGACCAAGAGCCCAGCCATGAGacag gggGACCCAGAGACCTTTTGGTGAACAGGAATACAGTGAAAGTGAGCGCCGAGAGGCACCTTGAGAATGGA ATGGTTCTGCCTCGCATGGACATCACACTGACGGAACTCCAGGAGATGGCGTCACGGCAACAGCAGCAGATAAATGCCCAGCAGCAGTTGCTGGCTTCTAAG GAGCAGCGGCTGCGGTTCCTGCAGCAGCAGGATGAGCGGCAGCGTCAACGGCAGGCCTGCGAGCAGGAACGCCTGCGTGCGCTGCGGGACAACGCGGAGGCCCAGGAGGCCAAGCTGAGGCGGGTGCGCGCCCTCAAGGGCCAGGTGGAGCAGAAGCGACTGGGCAACAGCAAGCTGG TGGAAGAGATAGAGCAGATGAACGGCCTGTTCCAGCAGAAACAGCGGGAACTGTTGGGGGCCGTGTCACGGGTGGAGGAGCTGAGCAGACAGTTGGAGCTGCTGCGCGGGGCAGCACGTCTAGACAACGACGCCTCACACAGCTCGGCCGGGGAGCTCGAGCACCTCTACAAAGAGCTACAG CTGAGGAACAAGCTGAACGAGGAGCAGAGCGTGCGGCTGCAGCAGCAGAGGGAGAACCTGGGTCAGCGCACACAGGAGGTGGCCAGCATGGAGCGCCGCGTGGCTGAGCTCCGTGAACGCCTCTGCAGGAAGAAGGCTGCGCTCCAGCAGAAAGAGAACCTGCCC CAGCCAGCAGAGGGTCAAGGTTCACACCCTCCCATCATCCCAGCCCGGGTTGCCGCTGTTGGTCCATACATCCAGACTGCCCCACCTCTTCCTCCGAGGCAAGAGGTGGTGGTGAAGCCAGCCTACCCGGATGGGACTGCCACTCTGCCCAAACCACTCGCCAAGCCCTCTG GTCTTGGTCTCCAGGCAGGTAAAATCTCCAAGACATCTGATTGGTGCCCCGGTGTTGAAGTCAGCACTGTGGGTGGGTCCCAGCATGGCCACTCCTCTACTCTTCCACGTATGAGCACCCATGGATCAACAGAGAAAG ACCCGCAGGCAGATTCGATGCAGCCACCTCTTCCTTTACGGAAGAACCAGAGCAGCGATGACCTCTTGAGGGATGGCCAG TGTGCAGGCAAGGTGCCTCCTCCAGTCCCGAGCAAACCCAAACCAGTCATGGCATCTCAGTCTGGCTATGGTAAACCCTCCTTTTCCACGGGCACCTTCCCGGGCAAGGCCAGACCTGCCCCCCAGCTTCCTCCGCCCCCAGCCCGCAGCCAGAGGCCACCAATGCCCGCCCCCCACCATGGCAATGCCCCCAAGGCTGACACCCTGCCGGCTGCTACCGTGCGCCCTTTCAGTGTGGAGAGCGGCACAGGGAAAGGAGcagccacaccccccaccctccacaagCCGCAGACGCTTGCAGCCAGCTCCATCTACTCTatgtacacacagcacagctcgtTGGCCAAAGGCTACCAGGGCCAAAGCACACTCACCCGTTCTCAGCCCCGCT TGTATGGAAAGCCAGTCATCCCATCTACTGCAGGGCACCACTCCCATTCGCAGGACGGTAGCCAAACCGAGGCCGACCAGGTGGACCAGGGTGCAGCCGTGGCCCCAACTAGCGGCAGCAGGGGGGAGGGTCCGGAGGCGGAGCGCACACCCCGCCCCCTCAGCCCCACCAAGCTGCTGCCGTTCCTGTCGCACATGCACCGCCTGCAGAGCGACGCGGAGCTGGAGGCCCTGCGCAAGCGTCTGCACCATGCACCCCGCCCGCTCAAGAAGCGCAGTTCCATCACTGAGCCCGAGGGCCCTGCAGGCCCCAACATCCAGAAACTGCTCTACCAGAAGACCACGCTGGCTGCCATGGAGACAGGCGAGGAGGCAGAGGGGCGGGCAAGGGGCGGGGCCCCAAATGACCTACCTATCGGGAGGGACTgtgggggggaggaggaagaggaggaggaagagcacaCTCCACCTCCGCTCAGACCACGCAGGCCTGCCCCGGACGACAGCGGGaggcagagggtggaggagcgTGAGAAGGAGGCaactgacccccccccacccgaaTCATACGTCGATGAATACCCGCCTTACCCCCCACCACCGTACCCCACCACAGCTGACCAGGATGGGCTTGGTGAGGAGGGCAGCACCATGAAGGCACCAGAGATCACCGGCCAGGTCACGCTGCCTCCG GGGAAGAGGACGAACCTGCGGAAGGCGGGCTCAGAGCGGATCAAGCATGGCATGCGTGTGCGCTTCAACCCCCTGGCCCTGCTGCTTGACTCCTCGCTGGAGGGAGAGTACGACCTGGTGCAGAGGATCATATATGAG GTGGAAGACCCCAGCATGCCCAACGATGAGGGCATCACCGCCCTCCACAACGCAGTGTGTGCTGGACACACTGAGATTGTCAAGTTCCTGGTGCAGTTTGGCGTAAATGTCAACGCTGCTGACAGTGATGGCTG GACCCCCCTGCACTGTGCAGCCTCCTGTAacagtgtgcaggtgtgcaagTTCCTGGTGGAGTGCGGCGCCGCCGTCTTCGCCACCACCCACAGCGACATGCAGACGGCAGCGGACAAGTgtgaggagctggaggaaggCTACGCTCAGTGCTCGCAGTTCCTCTACG GCGTGCAAGAGAAGATGGGCGTGATGAACAGGGGTGTGGTGTACGCGCTGTGGGACTACGAGGCGGAGAGCGCCGACGAGCTGTCGTTCCGCGAGGGCGACTGTATGACGGTCCTGAGGCGTGAAGATGGAGAGGAAACTGAGTGGTGGTGGGCGCGCTGCGGCGACAACGAGGGCTACATCCCCCGCAATCTGCTCGGG CTGTATCTGCGGATCAAGCCCAGACAGAGGAGCTTGGCCTGA